Proteins encoded in a region of the Variovorax sp. PAMC 28711 genome:
- a CDS encoding DsbA family oxidoreductase, which yields MTTQLHIDFVSDVSCPWCAVGLGALEAALKNVAPDVTAALRFQPFELNPQMPAEGQDTFEHLNQKYGSSREQQAEMRDMIRARGAAVGFAFSPEGRPRIYNTFDAHRLLHWAEIESVEKQVAFKKSLLKAYFTEGQNPSDPEVLVQLAGAVGLDTARAREILASDEYATETRSRERMYTEAGIHSVPAIIINNQHLISGGQPVEVFERALRQIAGAGQQQPVVAA from the coding sequence ATGACCACCCAACTCCATATTGATTTCGTTTCCGATGTTTCGTGCCCGTGGTGCGCCGTGGGACTGGGGGCGCTGGAAGCAGCCCTGAAAAACGTGGCACCCGACGTCACGGCCGCGTTGCGCTTCCAGCCTTTCGAGCTGAATCCGCAGATGCCTGCCGAAGGGCAGGACACCTTCGAACACCTCAACCAGAAGTACGGCTCTTCCCGCGAGCAGCAAGCGGAGATGCGCGACATGATTCGCGCGCGCGGCGCGGCGGTGGGCTTTGCGTTCAGCCCCGAGGGCCGGCCGCGCATTTACAACACCTTCGATGCGCATCGGCTGCTGCATTGGGCCGAAATCGAGAGTGTGGAAAAGCAGGTCGCGTTCAAGAAGTCGCTGCTCAAGGCCTACTTCACCGAAGGTCAGAATCCGTCCGACCCCGAGGTCCTGGTGCAGCTGGCAGGCGCAGTCGGTCTGGACACCGCCCGCGCCCGGGAGATTCTGGCGAGCGACGAGTACGCCACCGAAACGCGGTCTCGCGAACGCATGTACACCGAGGCCGGCATCCACTCGGTGCCCGCGATCATCATCAACAACCAGCACCTCATTTCGGGCGGCCAGCCGGTCGAAGTGTTCGAGCGTGCGCTGCGGCAGATCGCCGGCGCCGGCCAGCAACAGCCGGTCGTCGCGGCTTAG
- a CDS encoding isochorismatase family cysteine hydrolase, which produces MLVIDMQCYYASRIAGIDAIVPRIQQLCDTLRGRGATVVWLMNTLERDGVDLWPAYHAGFFDAAAALEHRRGLASGSAGHALIDGLQRDARDPVIEKTRFSAFAPGSSVLADVLAARQIDNLLITGVATNVCCESTARDAMMRDYRVAIVSDATAAVTPEDHVNGLSTLASCFADVVTSTEVVARLIQG; this is translated from the coding sequence GTGCTCGTGATCGACATGCAGTGCTATTACGCGTCGAGGATCGCCGGCATCGACGCGATCGTGCCCCGCATCCAGCAACTTTGCGACACGCTGCGCGGGCGAGGTGCGACGGTCGTCTGGCTGATGAACACGCTGGAGCGTGACGGAGTCGATCTGTGGCCGGCGTATCACGCGGGCTTTTTCGACGCGGCGGCAGCGCTCGAACACCGCCGGGGACTTGCGTCGGGCTCTGCCGGCCATGCGCTCATCGACGGCCTGCAGCGAGATGCACGCGATCCGGTGATCGAGAAAACGCGCTTTTCCGCGTTCGCGCCGGGTTCATCGGTTCTGGCCGATGTCCTCGCGGCGCGTCAGATCGACAACCTGCTCATTACCGGCGTGGCGACCAACGTGTGCTGCGAATCGACAGCCCGCGACGCCATGATGCGGGACTATCGGGTCGCCATAGTGAGCGACGCGACAGCGGCCGTCACGCCGGAAGATCACGTCAACGGACTCTCCACGCTGGCCTCCTGCTTCGCGGACGTGGTGACGTCGACCGAGGTCGTGGCGCGGCTGATCCAGGGCTGA
- a CDS encoding GntR family transcriptional regulator yields the protein MPTAFPDRLPRKAARPSPSRAAPLHRYHHVHLVLRQRLLEGHYGEGGMLPSERALAEEFDVARVTLRSAMAALERDGLVARRQGRGTVSLPRAGARGVDAAVPTRDAFEQLFASVMDMGLKTKARVLSYGLVEASPDICDALQLDPRSQVMRIVRVRSQAGQPVSYATAFIPRPLALQIHRRDLATQPLLALLAKQGVRIDSADEVISATQADIDAAQALQVPVASALLKVRRLILDVDRKPVELFEGLFRPEGYRYHLTTARDPSRTRVRVAIGNI from the coding sequence ATGCCGACTGCGTTTCCCGACCGGCTCCCGCGCAAGGCGGCCCGCCCGTCGCCCTCGCGCGCGGCGCCTTTGCATCGCTACCACCATGTTCACCTGGTGTTGCGCCAACGCCTGCTCGAAGGCCACTACGGCGAGGGCGGCATGCTGCCAAGCGAACGCGCGCTCGCCGAAGAATTCGATGTTGCACGCGTCACGCTGCGCAGTGCGATGGCCGCGCTGGAGCGCGACGGTCTCGTTGCACGCCGGCAGGGGCGCGGAACCGTTTCGCTGCCGCGGGCCGGCGCACGGGGCGTGGACGCAGCGGTGCCCACGCGCGACGCTTTCGAACAGCTCTTCGCAAGTGTGATGGACATGGGCCTCAAGACCAAAGCCCGGGTGCTCAGCTATGGATTGGTAGAGGCGTCCCCAGACATCTGCGATGCGCTGCAGCTTGACCCGCGCAGCCAGGTCATGCGGATCGTCCGGGTGAGATCACAAGCCGGACAACCCGTGTCGTATGCCACCGCGTTCATTCCACGGCCACTCGCTTTGCAGATCCATCGCCGCGATCTGGCCACTCAACCGCTTCTCGCGCTGCTGGCCAAGCAAGGCGTTCGCATCGACAGCGCCGATGAAGTGATCAGTGCGACCCAGGCCGACATCGACGCTGCCCAGGCGCTGCAAGTGCCGGTCGCCAGCGCTCTGCTGAAGGTCCGCAGGTTGATCCTTGATGTGGACCGCAAGCCTGTCGAGCTGTTCGAGGGGTTGTTTCGCCCCGAAGGCTATCGATACCACCTCACCACCGCTCGCGACCCGTCGCGCACCCGCGTCCGTGTCGCGATCGGAAACATCTGA
- a CDS encoding Bug family tripartite tricarboxylate transporter substrate binding protein, whose translation MKTSRTTIALCSLAMTTAAWLGIAPAAHAQKFPTQPIKLIVGASPGGTTDALARELAEDMSKSLGQPVIIDNKPGAGGNIAADFVARAPADGHTLLVAFTSHTMNAALFKKLPYDPVKDFTPISLIGKVASVLVARPDLPAKDLKELLAAAKQKDGYSFAIGGTGSSLQMDTAEFRSTSKLPGVDIPYKGSSPALVDVMSGQVDLMFAPIGGARTLLDSGKVKAYAVTSAKRLASMPDVPAVSEVVPSFTTNYGWFGVLGPARLPAEVTARLNEVVVKAIQSPRIKTRLAVDGSAPSGTTPTEFRDFLIGDVKQWAEQAKLAKIEPQ comes from the coding sequence ATGAAAACTTCGCGCACCACGATCGCTCTGTGTTCGCTGGCAATGACGACCGCCGCATGGCTCGGCATCGCACCTGCAGCGCACGCACAGAAATTTCCGACGCAACCGATCAAGCTCATCGTGGGTGCGTCGCCGGGCGGCACCACCGATGCGCTGGCCCGCGAACTGGCCGAGGACATGTCGAAATCGTTGGGGCAGCCGGTCATCATCGACAACAAGCCTGGCGCTGGCGGCAACATTGCCGCGGATTTCGTGGCGCGCGCGCCGGCCGACGGGCACACCCTGCTGGTCGCCTTCACCAGCCATACGATGAATGCGGCGTTGTTCAAGAAGCTCCCCTACGACCCGGTGAAGGACTTCACCCCGATCTCGCTGATCGGCAAGGTCGCCAGCGTGCTGGTCGCCCGGCCCGATCTTCCCGCGAAGGATTTGAAAGAACTGCTCGCGGCCGCCAAGCAGAAAGACGGCTACAGCTTCGCCATCGGCGGCACCGGTTCCTCGCTGCAAATGGACACCGCAGAGTTTCGTTCGACGTCGAAATTGCCGGGCGTCGACATTCCGTACAAAGGCAGTTCGCCTGCGCTGGTCGATGTGATGTCCGGCCAGGTCGACCTGATGTTCGCGCCGATCGGCGGTGCCCGGACCCTGCTGGACAGCGGCAAGGTCAAGGCCTATGCCGTGACCTCGGCCAAGCGGCTGGCGTCGATGCCCGACGTGCCGGCCGTTTCGGAAGTGGTCCCGTCGTTCACCACCAACTACGGCTGGTTCGGTGTGCTCGGCCCTGCCAGGTTGCCGGCCGAGGTGACCGCGCGGCTCAACGAAGTGGTGGTCAAGGCCATCCAGTCGCCGCGCATCAAGACGCGACTGGCCGTGGATGGCAGTGCACCGTCCGGCACCACGCCGACCGAGTTCCGTGACTTCCTGATCGGCGACGTGAAGCAATGGGCCGAACAAGCCAAGCTCGCCAAGATCGAGCCGCAGTGA
- a CDS encoding 3-isopropylmalate dehydratase large subunit: MPATLAQKLVARAAGVGAVTPGDIVTCQVDLAMMHDSGGPRRVKPMLEKLGAKVWDPDKVVVITDHYVPAHDADSRAIVQIARDWVKDAGITRFHDTQGICHVVLPQKGHLRPGLFAVGGDSHSPTGGAFGAYMFGVGATEMLGVLVTGEIWLKVPHTIRMWWDGRLAPGVSAKDMMLHLCGRFGMDGGQYQAVEYAGAAVRALSMQERMTLSNMTAELGGQAGLIAPDAVTAEWLAGVGVHDVDTAHWQTDDGAPLLADHRLDASALAPQVAAPHNPARSQAVGAFAGTAVDIAYVGACTGAKLDDLRMAAQVLRGQRVAKGVRLMVAPASATDQAQAAAEGTLGALLDAGAELLPNACGACAGYGANVFGENTVAISTTARNFKGRMGADSSQVYLASPFTVAASAIAGRIVDAREMLA; encoded by the coding sequence ATGCCTGCCACGCTGGCGCAAAAACTGGTCGCCCGCGCGGCCGGTGTCGGCGCGGTGACGCCGGGCGACATCGTCACGTGCCAAGTCGACCTGGCCATGATGCACGACTCGGGCGGCCCGCGCCGCGTGAAGCCGATGCTCGAAAAGCTCGGCGCGAAGGTGTGGGACCCGGACAAGGTGGTCGTCATCACCGACCACTACGTGCCGGCGCACGACGCTGACAGCCGCGCCATCGTGCAGATCGCGCGCGACTGGGTGAAGGACGCGGGCATCACCCGCTTCCACGACACCCAGGGCATCTGCCATGTGGTGCTGCCGCAGAAGGGGCATCTGCGGCCCGGCCTGTTCGCGGTCGGCGGCGACAGCCATTCGCCCACCGGCGGCGCCTTCGGTGCCTACATGTTCGGCGTGGGCGCGACCGAGATGCTCGGCGTGCTGGTGACCGGCGAGATCTGGCTCAAGGTGCCGCACACGATCCGCATGTGGTGGGACGGTCGGCTCGCGCCGGGCGTGTCGGCCAAGGACATGATGCTGCACCTGTGCGGCCGCTTCGGCATGGACGGCGGCCAGTACCAGGCGGTCGAGTACGCCGGCGCCGCCGTGCGCGCGCTGTCGATGCAGGAACGCATGACGCTGTCGAACATGACGGCCGAGCTCGGCGGCCAGGCCGGGCTGATCGCGCCCGATGCGGTCACGGCCGAATGGCTCGCCGGTGTCGGCGTGCACGACGTCGACACCGCGCACTGGCAGACCGACGACGGCGCTCCGCTGCTGGCCGACCACCGCCTCGATGCGTCCGCGCTCGCGCCGCAGGTGGCGGCGCCGCACAACCCGGCGCGGTCGCAGGCGGTGGGCGCGTTCGCGGGCACAGCCGTGGACATCGCCTACGTCGGCGCCTGCACCGGCGCCAAGCTCGACGACCTGCGCATGGCCGCGCAGGTACTGCGCGGCCAGCGCGTCGCCAAGGGCGTGCGACTGATGGTCGCGCCCGCCAGTGCCACCGACCAGGCACAGGCCGCCGCCGAAGGCACGCTGGGTGCGCTGCTGGACGCCGGCGCCGAGCTGCTGCCCAACGCCTGCGGCGCCTGCGCCGGCTACGGCGCCAACGTCTTCGGCGAGAACACCGTGGCGATCAGCACGACGGCGCGCAACTTCAAGGGGCGCATGGGCGCGGATTCGTCGCAGGTGTACCTGGCTTCGCCCTTCACCGTGGCCGCCTCGGCCATCGCGGGGCGCATCGTCGATGCACGGGAGATGCTGGCATGA
- a CDS encoding LeuD/DmdB family oxidoreductase small subunit has translation MTTPSSGRAWVFGDDLNTDLLAPGRYMKFGVDEIAKHCLESISPAFAATVRPGDIVVAGRNFGAGSSREQAVEVLRLLGVACVVAVSYSGLYYRNGFNLGLPLLVCAEAPSVADGTSLALDLDAAQLRDTTSGRTLHCEAVPAHLIAMVRDGGLVPHLQQRLARGDIAAQRTKATTP, from the coding sequence ATGACGACCCCATCGAGTGGCCGCGCCTGGGTCTTCGGCGACGACCTCAACACCGACCTGCTGGCGCCGGGGCGCTACATGAAGTTCGGCGTGGACGAGATCGCCAAGCACTGCCTGGAATCGATCTCGCCCGCGTTCGCCGCCACGGTGCGGCCAGGCGACATCGTCGTGGCCGGACGCAATTTCGGCGCGGGTTCGTCGCGCGAGCAGGCGGTCGAGGTGCTGCGGCTTCTGGGCGTGGCCTGCGTGGTCGCCGTGTCGTACTCGGGCCTCTACTACCGCAACGGCTTCAACCTCGGCCTGCCGCTGCTGGTGTGCGCCGAAGCACCGAGCGTGGCCGACGGCACGTCGCTCGCGCTCGACCTCGACGCCGCGCAACTGCGCGACACCACATCCGGCCGCACGCTGCACTGCGAAGCGGTGCCGGCCCATCTGATCGCGATGGTGCGCGACGGTGGCCTGGTGCCGCACCTGCAGCAGCGCCTAGCGCGCGGCGACATCGCCGCCCAACGAACGAAAGCCACCACGCCATGA
- a CDS encoding isocitrate lyase/PEP mutase family protein produces MTLRIRLQSPAIVTAPGVYDAFSALLVEQAGFEAAYLSGASIAYTRFGRPDIGLLSLDDVVAVTGHIRERTDLHLVVDADTGFGNALNVRRTVQLLERAGASAIQLEDQTLPKRCGHLDGKTIVPAAEMVGKIRAAVDARRNADTLIVARTDAVAVEGLEPALERAERYAEAGADVLFVEALRSTEDMADALARLSHRAPMLANMVEGGKTPVLPSAELQSLGYRIAIFPGGTVRALSFALQGYLQSLRDHGTTTPWLPQMLSFDALNDVIGTPDMLALGKRYE; encoded by the coding sequence ATGACCCTTCGCATCCGCCTCCAATCGCCCGCGATCGTCACCGCCCCAGGGGTGTACGACGCGTTCTCGGCCCTGCTGGTCGAGCAGGCCGGCTTCGAGGCCGCCTACCTCTCGGGCGCCAGCATCGCCTACACCCGCTTCGGCCGACCCGACATCGGCCTGCTTTCGCTGGACGACGTGGTGGCCGTGACCGGTCACATCCGCGAGCGCACCGACCTGCACCTGGTCGTCGACGCCGACACCGGCTTCGGCAATGCGCTGAACGTGCGCCGCACGGTGCAGCTGCTCGAACGCGCCGGCGCCTCTGCCATCCAGCTGGAAGACCAGACGCTGCCCAAGCGCTGCGGCCACCTCGACGGCAAGACGATCGTGCCGGCCGCCGAAATGGTCGGCAAGATCCGCGCCGCCGTCGACGCGCGCCGCAACGCCGACACGCTGATCGTCGCGCGCACCGACGCGGTCGCGGTCGAAGGGCTCGAACCCGCATTGGAACGTGCCGAGCGCTATGCCGAGGCTGGTGCCGACGTGCTCTTCGTCGAGGCGCTGCGCAGCACGGAGGACATGGCGGACGCGCTGGCGCGCCTGTCGCACCGCGCGCCGATGCTGGCCAACATGGTCGAGGGTGGCAAGACGCCGGTGTTGCCATCGGCCGAGCTGCAGTCGCTGGGCTATCGCATCGCCATCTTTCCGGGCGGCACGGTGCGGGCGCTGAGCTTCGCGTTGCAGGGCTACCTGCAGAGCCTGCGCGACCACGGCACCACCACGCCGTGGCTGCCGCAGATGCTGTCCTTCGACGCGCTCAACGACGTGATCGGCACGCCCGACATGCTGGCGCTGGGCAAGCGCTACGAATGA
- a CDS encoding Crp/Fnr family transcriptional regulator, protein MNTPPWKPDPCALVRNALAAAPLFARTPREQLDRLAACASLRRYRRGDTVPTSTGGGRQASLAVSGVLESSQVIPSGRRFVMGIFGPGELMGLVRLFDDPLLPYGFVAREPALVAHLPCRGLVAIFDADPLRWKEVTRFALDRQVDTLDTLLNQAVLGRTDCRIAATLQRLGNLFGVQAARETRLRLRLSQDDLADMLAVSRQTVNKELRRLEAAGILRCTYNTLVILDRGALSRMAAERRH, encoded by the coding sequence ATGAACACACCACCCTGGAAACCCGATCCCTGCGCCCTGGTGCGCAATGCACTTGCTGCTGCACCCCTTTTCGCGCGAACACCGCGCGAGCAGCTCGATCGCCTCGCCGCTTGCGCCAGTCTTCGACGTTACCGCCGCGGTGACACGGTCCCGACGAGCACCGGTGGAGGCCGACAAGCCTCGCTCGCGGTCTCGGGTGTGCTGGAGTCGAGCCAGGTCATTCCCAGCGGCCGGCGCTTCGTGATGGGCATTTTCGGCCCGGGAGAGCTCATGGGCCTGGTGCGGCTTTTCGACGATCCGCTGCTTCCGTATGGCTTTGTGGCACGCGAGCCCGCGTTGGTCGCGCACCTGCCTTGCCGAGGACTTGTAGCGATCTTCGACGCCGATCCGTTGCGATGGAAAGAGGTGACGCGCTTTGCGCTTGACCGCCAGGTGGATACCCTCGATACCTTGCTCAATCAGGCCGTCCTCGGCCGCACAGACTGTCGCATTGCAGCGACGCTGCAAAGGCTCGGAAACCTGTTCGGCGTGCAGGCCGCCCGCGAAACACGGCTTCGATTGCGTCTGTCGCAGGACGACCTTGCGGACATGCTGGCCGTGTCCCGACAGACGGTGAACAAGGAACTTCGACGGCTTGAAGCCGCGGGAATCCTGCGATGCACCTACAACACCCTGGTGATCCTCGACCGCGGCGCGCTCAGCCGGATGGCTGCGGAACGGCGCCACTGA
- a CDS encoding putative bifunctional diguanylate cyclase/phosphodiesterase codes for MSPLLPRRITAVVYGVALLFVLAILAAVAGFNWQTRNQAILDSEGQASRFVSSAEGALNRSLLSIDMLLAASSELVRSSTAQTVAANLNQPSTLQRLQAGVRQNMLVRYIAFVTPQGDVIGSSDRRGAQLAVKLPPGHLRWVLDDAAPSFAVSVPSASALTSHRVVYFTRVARLADGTRIVAVAEVQVSLLTTILTQGADIGGLEVTLEQSAGPMLASVPPRDDLSGKVILPVLSEGDGNPHPQRLPARLTAQPAIVVAQPTLHRNLLIVASIPLQAALAKWRSQQALVFGVAALLILMVGVVSFITLLHLRRQWRSRATLNRALASMVDGFVLLDAQDRVLTWNSRFVEMFPWAGDVIGPLVSFQRISDRGVPHIRSGLGALTGPGETEDASRSPPPVPGETELKLENGLVILAVKSRTPDGGMVCIYHDVTEKRQRVADIVSGRAQLQATLDALPDVMLELGLDGMCHGFHSPRTPSAMIEWPNPVGRPVRDVLAPDAASEIMEAVQETYVAGFAKGRQFQRRGGAGITWFEVSVARKSIGEGTEARFIVLLRDITERKSAAREIEHLAFYDDLTGLPNRRLLLHRLKQTLENNARHGRLSALLFLDLDDFKTLNDARGHEIGDQLLKLVSLRLLGVMRDGDTVARFGGDEFVVLLDGLNKDELIAVLETKALAETILAEVQRPFALGDHAYHGTCSIGAVTFDGHAGSLEDLLKQADIAMYSVKSAGGGALGFFESAMQTQITARATLESELHAALANHEFVLFYQRQVTSSGEVVGAEVLIRWQHPHRGLLPPAAFIDLAEDTGLIVPIGLWALEQACLRLDRWALDPRHSPLQLSVNVSARQFRDDNFDEQVRAVLIRTGADPRKLKLELTESLLQHKVPETIRKMKSLAAIGIQFSMDDFGTGFSSLSYMAQLPFHQVKIDKFFVQSIGVNAKAELLIQTIIGMARSLDLQVVAEGVETPAQLAFLKQRGCRLYQGYLFGKPMALGAFEDGLGAPATVLEAL; via the coding sequence GTTGCAGGCCGGAGTCCGGCAGAACATGCTCGTGCGCTACATCGCGTTCGTCACGCCGCAGGGCGACGTCATCGGCTCGTCGGACCGGCGCGGCGCGCAGCTCGCCGTGAAACTCCCGCCCGGTCACTTGCGCTGGGTGCTGGACGACGCAGCGCCCAGCTTCGCGGTGAGCGTGCCGTCGGCCAGCGCGCTCACCTCGCATCGGGTCGTTTACTTCACGCGGGTCGCGCGGCTGGCCGACGGCACGCGGATCGTCGCGGTGGCGGAGGTGCAGGTGTCCTTGCTGACCACGATCCTCACGCAGGGCGCGGACATCGGTGGACTCGAAGTCACGCTCGAGCAGAGCGCCGGTCCGATGCTCGCCAGCGTTCCGCCGCGCGACGACCTCTCGGGCAAGGTGATTCTTCCGGTACTGAGCGAAGGCGACGGCAACCCGCATCCCCAACGCTTGCCGGCCCGGCTGACGGCCCAGCCGGCGATCGTGGTCGCGCAACCGACGCTGCACCGCAACCTGCTGATCGTCGCGAGCATCCCCCTGCAAGCCGCGCTGGCCAAGTGGCGCTCGCAGCAGGCGCTGGTGTTCGGCGTGGCAGCCTTGTTGATCCTGATGGTCGGCGTGGTCAGCTTCATCACGCTCCTGCATTTGCGGCGGCAGTGGCGGTCCCGCGCGACGCTGAATCGCGCGCTGGCGTCGATGGTCGATGGCTTCGTGCTGCTCGATGCGCAGGACCGCGTGCTGACGTGGAACAGCCGTTTTGTGGAGATGTTCCCCTGGGCGGGCGACGTGATCGGACCGCTGGTGTCGTTCCAGCGAATCTCCGACCGCGGGGTTCCGCACATCCGGAGCGGCCTCGGGGCGCTGACGGGGCCGGGGGAGACCGAAGACGCTTCACGCTCGCCGCCGCCGGTGCCGGGCGAGACCGAGCTGAAACTTGAAAACGGGCTGGTGATCCTGGCCGTCAAGAGCCGCACGCCGGACGGCGGCATGGTGTGCATCTATCACGACGTCACCGAGAAGCGGCAACGCGTGGCGGACATCGTTTCCGGCCGCGCGCAGTTGCAGGCCACGCTCGATGCGCTGCCGGACGTGATGCTCGAATTGGGCCTCGACGGGATGTGCCACGGCTTCCACTCGCCGCGCACCCCCAGCGCCATGATCGAATGGCCCAATCCGGTCGGGCGCCCGGTGCGCGACGTGCTGGCGCCCGATGCGGCCTCCGAGATCATGGAGGCGGTGCAGGAGACCTACGTGGCAGGATTCGCCAAGGGTCGCCAGTTCCAGCGCCGCGGCGGCGCAGGCATCACCTGGTTCGAGGTGTCGGTCGCGCGCAAATCGATCGGCGAGGGCACGGAGGCGCGCTTCATCGTGCTGCTGCGCGACATCACCGAACGCAAGTCGGCCGCGCGCGAGATCGAGCACCTGGCCTTCTATGACGACCTCACGGGCTTGCCCAACCGGCGCCTCCTGCTGCACCGCCTGAAGCAGACGCTCGAAAACAACGCGCGGCACGGCCGGCTCAGCGCGTTGCTGTTCCTGGACCTTGACGATTTCAAGACGCTCAACGACGCGCGCGGCCACGAGATCGGCGACCAGTTGCTCAAGCTTGTCTCGCTGCGCCTGCTGGGGGTGATGCGCGATGGCGACACGGTCGCTCGCTTTGGCGGCGACGAGTTCGTGGTGCTGCTGGACGGTCTGAACAAGGACGAACTCATCGCGGTGCTGGAGACCAAGGCCCTGGCCGAAACCATCCTGGCCGAAGTGCAGCGGCCGTTCGCGCTGGGCGACCACGCCTACCACGGCACCTGCAGCATCGGCGCGGTGACGTTCGACGGCCATGCGGGCTCGCTCGAAGACCTGCTCAAGCAGGCCGACATCGCGATGTATTCCGTCAAGAGCGCAGGCGGCGGTGCGCTCGGCTTTTTCGAATCCGCGATGCAGACCCAGATCACCGCGCGGGCCACGCTCGAAAGCGAGCTGCATGCAGCGCTCGCCAACCACGAGTTCGTTTTGTTCTACCAGCGCCAGGTCACGTCCAGCGGCGAGGTGGTGGGTGCGGAGGTGCTGATCCGCTGGCAGCATCCGCACCGCGGCTTGCTGCCGCCCGCCGCGTTCATCGATCTCGCGGAAGACACCGGGCTGATCGTGCCGATCGGCCTGTGGGCGCTGGAGCAGGCCTGCCTTCGACTCGATCGCTGGGCGCTCGACCCCCGGCACAGCCCGCTGCAGCTCTCGGTCAACGTCAGTGCGCGACAGTTCCGCGACGATAACTTCGACGAGCAGGTGCGCGCGGTATTGATCCGCACCGGCGCCGACCCGCGCAAGCTCAAGCTCGAACTCACCGAGAGCCTGCTTCAGCACAAGGTGCCGGAAACCATCCGCAAGATGAAGTCGCTCGCCGCCATCGGCATCCAGTTCTCGATGGACGATTTCGGCACCGGCTTTTCGTCGCTGTCGTACATGGCGCAGCTGCCGTTCCACCAGGTCAAGATCGACAAGTTCTTCGTGCAGTCGATCGGTGTCAACGCCAAGGCGGAGCTGTTGATCCAGACCATCATCGGCATGGCCCGCAGCCTCGATCTGCAGGTGGTGGCCGAAGGCGTCGAGACGCCGGCGCAACTGGCGTTCCTCAAGCAGCGCGGCTGCAGGCTGTACCAGGGCTATCTGTTCGGCAAGCCGATGGCGCTCGGAGCCTTCGAAGATGGGCTCGGCGCACCGGCAACCGTGCTGGAGGCGCTGTAA